A window of the Euzebya sp. genome harbors these coding sequences:
- a CDS encoding multicopper oxidase domain-containing protein, which produces MSKYGPAGALLAVMTLVALVLSAMAFQGTRDGDGDVAIAEGEAAGEDAAAPDAEAPAEGEQVAVTDGAASSVDVGMTEFAFDPDALTVGEGGTVNVTNDGSIPHNLTVKGYEEQYATADLNGGDSAAVVLAGLAQGEYDIYCTIAGHEAAGMSGTLTVAAPGTGDGTVVADDAEGVGDEVATDDGEELTGMARAEWLRANYEESVSQFPAETSALGSQPMEPTEVLGDGTKVFELVLDETEWEVAPGEFVEAVAYNGQVPGPWISVDVGDDVTIRLVNELDDEATTLHPHGIFMHPFEVDGVGMISMDPIMPGDVWEGSFTTQETSVGMYHGHDNGVHQVINGAFGAFTVGQVPLPAQADNVVAEEVMILNDAGEIGLTLNGKSFPATTPYVLTEGEQMILHYYNEGLTAHPMHLHNNAQMVIAKDGYPLATPIVMDTVNVAPGERYTVVIFAESPGTWVYHCHILSHVERDDGSVFGMFTALIVEPSDDPAVNDDLSRELGRDQIPTFPGQAATSPDAATDPDAAADA; this is translated from the coding sequence ATGTCGAAGTACGGACCGGCCGGCGCCCTGTTGGCCGTCATGACCCTGGTGGCGCTGGTGCTGTCCGCGATGGCGTTCCAGGGCACCCGCGACGGCGACGGCGACGTGGCCATCGCCGAGGGCGAGGCGGCCGGCGAGGACGCCGCCGCACCCGACGCGGAGGCCCCCGCCGAGGGCGAGCAGGTCGCCGTGACCGACGGCGCCGCCTCGTCGGTCGACGTCGGCATGACCGAGTTCGCCTTCGACCCCGACGCCCTCACCGTCGGCGAGGGCGGCACGGTCAACGTCACCAACGACGGCTCGATCCCCCACAACCTCACCGTCAAGGGCTACGAGGAGCAGTACGCCACCGCCGACCTGAACGGCGGCGACAGCGCCGCGGTCGTGCTGGCCGGCCTCGCCCAGGGCGAGTACGACATCTACTGCACGATCGCCGGGCACGAGGCGGCCGGCATGAGCGGCACGCTCACCGTCGCCGCTCCCGGGACCGGTGACGGCACGGTCGTCGCCGACGACGCGGAGGGCGTGGGCGACGAGGTCGCCACCGACGACGGGGAGGAGCTGACCGGCATGGCACGCGCCGAGTGGCTGCGCGCCAACTACGAGGAGAGCGTCAGCCAGTTCCCGGCCGAGACGTCCGCCCTGGGCAGCCAGCCGATGGAGCCGACCGAGGTCCTCGGCGACGGCACCAAGGTCTTCGAGCTCGTGCTCGACGAGACCGAGTGGGAGGTGGCCCCCGGCGAGTTCGTGGAGGCCGTCGCCTACAACGGGCAGGTCCCCGGCCCCTGGATCTCCGTCGACGTCGGCGACGACGTCACCATCCGGCTGGTCAACGAGCTCGACGACGAGGCCACCACCCTCCACCCCCACGGCATCTTCATGCACCCCTTCGAGGTCGACGGGGTCGGCATGATCTCGATGGACCCGATCATGCCCGGCGACGTGTGGGAGGGGAGCTTCACCACCCAGGAGACCTCCGTCGGCATGTACCACGGCCACGACAACGGCGTCCACCAGGTGATCAACGGCGCGTTCGGCGCGTTCACCGTCGGCCAGGTCCCGCTGCCGGCGCAGGCCGACAACGTCGTCGCCGAGGAGGTCATGATCCTCAACGACGCCGGCGAGATCGGCCTGACCCTCAACGGCAAGTCGTTCCCGGCCACCACGCCCTACGTGCTGACCGAGGGCGAGCAGATGATCCTCCACTACTACAACGAGGGTCTGACCGCCCACCCGATGCACCTGCACAACAACGCGCAGATGGTCATCGCGAAGGACGGCTACCCGCTCGCGACCCCGATCGTCATGGACACCGTGAACGTCGCGCCCGGTGAGCGCTACACGGTCGTGATCTTCGCCGAGTCCCCCGGCACGTGGGTCTACCACTGCCACATCCTGTCCCACGTCGAGCGCGACGACGGATCGGTGTTCGGGATGTTCACCGCCCTGATCGTCGAGCCGAGCGACGACCCGGCCGTCAACGACGACCTGAGCCGCGAGCTCGGACGCGACCAGATCCCCACGTTCCCCGGCCAGGCCGCGACGTCCCCCGACGCCGCGACCGACCCAGACGCCGCTGCTGACGCCTAG